The following coding sequences are from one Streptomyces dengpaensis window:
- a CDS encoding RNA-guided endonuclease InsQ/TnpB family protein, which translates to MQLRYAFRLYPEPGQRLALARAFGCARVVFNDAVRAREDARGAGEPFPTAGVLSQKLITQAKQTPERSWLGEVSAVVLQQSLRDAEVAYKNFFASLRGERKGAKTGAPRFKSRKDSRQSIRFTANARWSITGSGRLNLPKIGAVKVKWSRTLPARPSSVTVVKDAAGRYFASFVVDTDPGADAARMPGTDQTVGIDLGLTHFAVLSDGTKIDSPRFLRRAEKKLKKAQRELSRKQKGSKNRAKARLKVARAHAKVADARREFHHQLSTQLIRDNQAIGVEDLAVQGLARTRLARSVHDAGWSAFVNMLEYKAARYGRTLVKIGRFEPTSQTCSACGIKDGPKPLNVREWTCTACGTVHDRDHNAAKNVKTAAGRAVTACGAPVRPGLVPAQREETGSHGFPPEPCAA; encoded by the coding sequence ATGCAGCTTCGGTACGCCTTCAGGCTGTACCCGGAACCTGGCCAACGCCTCGCGCTGGCCAGGGCGTTCGGGTGCGCCCGCGTCGTGTTCAACGATGCCGTGCGTGCTCGCGAGGACGCCCGCGGGGCGGGCGAACCCTTCCCCACGGCGGGTGTGCTGTCCCAGAAGCTGATCACCCAGGCCAAGCAGACACCCGAGCGGTCCTGGCTGGGCGAGGTCTCCGCGGTCGTCCTCCAGCAGTCCCTGCGCGACGCGGAGGTCGCCTACAAGAACTTCTTCGCCTCCCTCAGGGGCGAGCGTAAGGGCGCGAAGACCGGTGCGCCCCGCTTCAAGTCCCGCAAGGACAGCCGGCAGTCGATCCGGTTCACGGCCAATGCCCGCTGGTCGATCACTGGTTCCGGGAGGCTGAACCTCCCGAAGATCGGCGCGGTGAAGGTGAAGTGGTCGAGGACCTTGCCCGCGCGGCCCTCCTCGGTCACCGTGGTCAAGGACGCGGCCGGACGGTACTTCGCCTCGTTCGTCGTTGACACCGACCCGGGCGCGGACGCCGCCCGGATGCCCGGCACCGATCAGACGGTCGGCATCGACCTGGGCCTGACCCACTTCGCCGTCCTCTCCGACGGGACGAAGATCGACTCTCCTCGGTTTCTGCGCCGGGCGGAGAAGAAACTGAAGAAGGCCCAGCGGGAGCTGTCCCGCAAGCAGAAGGGATCGAAGAACCGGGCCAAGGCCCGTCTGAAGGTCGCCCGCGCCCACGCGAAGGTGGCCGATGCCCGCCGCGAGTTTCACCACCAGCTCTCCACTCAGCTGATCCGCGACAACCAAGCGATCGGCGTGGAGGACCTGGCGGTCCAAGGACTCGCGCGCACCAGGCTGGCCAGGAGTGTCCATGACGCCGGATGGTCGGCGTTCGTGAACATGCTGGAGTACAAGGCGGCCCGGTACGGGCGGACCCTGGTCAAGATCGGCCGGTTCGAGCCGACCTCCCAGACCTGCTCGGCCTGCGGTATCAAAGACGGCCCCAAGCCCCTGAACGTCCGGGAATGGACCTGCACCGCCTGCGGCACCGTCCACGACCGGGACCACAATGCCGCGAAGAACGTCAAAACGGCCGCCGGACGGGCGGTGACAGCCTGCGGAGCGCCGGTAAGACCAGGACTCGTCCCGGCACAGCGCGAAGAAACAGGAAGCCACGGATTCCCGCCCGAACCCTGTGCCGCGTAG
- a CDS encoding DinB family protein has product METEGTRTDRLGVLLDQFDHAREMAQVRLTGLSDEEYLWEPVPGCWSIRRRSEAATPRAFGPAQWVLDLGAPDIPSNEYAEVARQTAGGMTVAKIADDWSVSVERVEEILAHTGAPEPDESPVTTIAWRLGHLHFCFAGGWEWTFGERRQEPKLLVDFTPSAALALERFWALIDRWRDSVAAITDEQLDTVGFSQYPYGSDPDDPFIVVLSGANLEFIHHMAEIALLRDLWRARFTTPG; this is encoded by the coding sequence ATGGAGACCGAGGGCACGCGAACCGACCGTTTGGGCGTACTGCTCGACCAGTTCGACCACGCCAGGGAGATGGCCCAGGTGCGGCTGACGGGGCTCAGCGACGAGGAGTACCTGTGGGAGCCGGTGCCCGGTTGCTGGTCGATCCGGCGCCGGAGCGAGGCGGCGACACCCAGGGCGTTCGGGCCGGCCCAGTGGGTGCTCGACCTGGGCGCCCCGGACATCCCGTCGAACGAGTACGCCGAGGTTGCCCGGCAGACAGCCGGCGGCATGACCGTCGCCAAGATCGCCGACGACTGGAGCGTGAGTGTCGAGCGAGTCGAGGAGATCCTCGCCCACACCGGTGCGCCGGAGCCTGACGAATCGCCGGTCACGACCATCGCGTGGCGGCTGGGGCACCTGCACTTCTGCTTCGCGGGCGGATGGGAGTGGACCTTCGGTGAACGGCGGCAGGAGCCGAAGCTGCTGGTCGACTTCACCCCCTCCGCCGCCTTGGCACTCGAGCGGTTCTGGGCGCTGATCGACCGCTGGCGCGACAGCGTCGCCGCCATCACCGACGAGCAGCTCGACACGGTCGGCTTCTCGCAGTACCCGTACGGCTCCGACCCCGACGACCCGTTCATCGTCGTGCTGTCGGGGGCCAACCTCGAATTCATCCACCACATGGCCGAGATCGCGTTGCTCCGCGACCTGTGGCGGGCCCGC
- a CDS encoding DUF2945 domain-containing protein, with product MAEQFAVGDHVRWNSEAGHVEGVIIKKHTQDVKYKGYVHHCTESDPQYEIRSDKTDHIAMYKGGALTKL from the coding sequence ATGGCGGAGCAATTCGCTGTTGGAGACCACGTCCGATGGAACTCCGAAGCAGGACACGTCGAAGGCGTCATCATCAAGAAGCACACGCAGGACGTGAAGTACAAAGGGTACGTGCATCACTGCACTGAAAGTGACCCGCAATACGAGATCAGGAGTGACAAAACCGATCACATCGCCATGTACAAGGGAGGCGCGCTGACGAAACTGTAG
- a CDS encoding acyl-CoA thioesterase domain-containing protein, which translates to MGKTAERLGEGRPLASVADDEVGEALELLCGASAVNTWNSRRASVLVWLGWCRERGYEGPAVPARAKRLAVPDSETPARSRIAIDRLIARREVHLREKTLWRMLYVTAGRSEEILGVNIKDLDFAGCRCPVDLVAGQNSSPLASYVALVDTANGIAVRQPPTAWMFPNVHLTIHLHRQPEGRWTGLDTTVTFGPTGQGVTTTVLHDVTGPTGHAQQILTVRPQPAGDRP; encoded by the coding sequence GTGGGCAAGACCGCAGAGCGGCTCGGCGAGGGCCGGCCGCTGGCGTCGGTCGCGGACGACGAGGTCGGCGAGGCCCTCGAACTGCTGTGCGGCGCCTCCGCGGTCAACACCTGGAACTCGCGCCGGGCGTCGGTGCTGGTCTGGCTCGGATGGTGCCGGGAGCGCGGCTACGAGGGGCCGGCGGTCCCGGCCCGGGCGAAGCGGCTGGCGGTGCCGGACTCCGAGACCCCGGCCCGCTCGCGGATTGCCATCGACCGGCTGATCGCCCGCCGCGAGGTGCACCTGCGGGAGAAGACGCTGTGGCGGATGCTCTACGTGACCGCCGGGCGCTCGGAGGAGATCCTGGGCGTGAACATCAAGGACCTCGACTTCGCCGGCTGCCGGTGCCCGGTCGATCTCGTCGCCGGGCAGAACTCCAGTCCGCTCGCGTCCTACGTCGCGCTCGTCGACACCGCCAACGGCATCGCCGTACGCCAGCCGCCCACCGCCTGGATGTTCCCGAACGTCCACCTCACCATCCACCTCCACCGCCAGCCCGAAGGCCGCTGGACCGGACTCGACACCACTGTCACCTTCGGACCCACCGGCCAGGGCGTCACCACCACCGTCCTGCACGACGTCACCGGCCCCACCGGCCACGCCCAGCAGATCCTCACCGTCCGCCCTCAGCCAGCCGGGGACAGGCCATAA
- a CDS encoding TnsA-like heteromeric transposase endonuclease subunit — translation MSISEDVREVAISIPADSVAAHGDCRFRLEMSLSKLFVVNLSVDTLSSVPARPGTWSRSTSRTRSFVGFSRLLNQVTGGESQCLDVDGIGHEGVAMAADLDEMGTTEARTVRAVYRRAGDQLVEVGLDQLSVEEVAAGQPVREFRWYRGRKHYSGWYHAASTGRLVAYESRLELARILLADFDPGVVKIAAQPFQLIGPDGDRLRHHVPDLFLVHADGLVTVVDVKAPSRMKDSKVIAQFDWTRQLCSRRGWVYETWSGAEPTVVENVRFLAGYRRRRLLEVSLVPQVLETARCQSTIGGIEAALAAKYPTEAVLPVVLHLLWSGDLLAELRAPLSRATSIRAAA, via the coding sequence GTGAGTATCAGCGAGGACGTCCGTGAAGTCGCCATCTCCATCCCAGCCGACTCCGTCGCCGCCCACGGCGACTGTAGGTTCCGATTAGAGATGTCACTGTCCAAGTTGTTTGTCGTCAACTTGTCAGTCGACACGCTCTCTTCGGTCCCTGCCAGGCCCGGAACGTGGTCGCGCTCTACCTCGCGGACCCGGTCGTTCGTTGGGTTTTCCCGGCTTCTCAACCAGGTTACTGGTGGTGAAAGCCAGTGTCTTGATGTCGATGGCATCGGACACGAAGGGGTGGCCATGGCGGCTGATTTGGACGAAATGGGCACGACAGAAGCTCGGACGGTTCGGGCTGTGTACCGGCGGGCTGGTGATCAGCTGGTCGAGGTCGGCTTGGACCAGTTGTCCGTGGAGGAAGTGGCGGCCGGACAGCCGGTCCGTGAGTTCCGCTGGTACCGGGGCCGCAAGCACTATTCGGGCTGGTACCACGCTGCGTCAACTGGCCGACTGGTTGCCTACGAGAGCCGGCTGGAGCTGGCCCGGATTCTGCTCGCCGACTTCGACCCAGGCGTCGTGAAGATCGCGGCCCAGCCGTTCCAGCTGATCGGGCCGGACGGTGACCGCCTCCGGCATCACGTCCCCGACCTGTTCCTTGTCCACGCCGATGGTCTGGTGACCGTCGTGGACGTCAAAGCCCCCTCACGCATGAAGGATTCCAAGGTGATCGCGCAGTTCGACTGGACACGCCAGTTGTGTTCACGCCGCGGCTGGGTCTATGAGACCTGGTCGGGGGCCGAGCCGACGGTGGTGGAGAACGTGCGCTTCCTCGCCGGCTACCGGCGCCGGCGCCTGCTGGAGGTTTCCCTGGTTCCCCAGGTGCTGGAGACAGCTCGCTGCCAGTCGACGATTGGCGGGATCGAGGCGGCTCTGGCCGCGAAGTATCCGACCGAGGCCGTCCTGCCGGTCGTGTTGCATCTGCTGTGGTCCGGCGATCTCCTCGCAGAGCTGCGGGCTCCGCTCTCTCGCGCGACCAGCATCCGGGCGGCGGCGTGA
- a CDS encoding class I SAM-dependent methyltransferase, protein MADEQELAESQRRHWQDTYAAHPGMYGEEPSEPAVHAVAAFRTAGAQDVLELGAGHGRDALFFAREGFTVQATDFSPVGLEQLRDVARSQGVDERVTTAVHDVREPLALPDASVDAVFAHMLLCMALSTKEIHALVAEVRRVLRPGGVFVYTVRHTGDAHYGAGTAHGDDIFEHGGFAVHFFGRGLVDALADGWALNEVHAFEEGELPRRLWRVTQTLPR, encoded by the coding sequence GTGGCGGACGAGCAGGAACTGGCCGAGAGCCAGCGGCGGCACTGGCAGGACACCTACGCCGCGCACCCGGGCATGTACGGCGAGGAGCCGTCCGAGCCCGCGGTACACGCCGTCGCCGCATTCAGGACGGCGGGGGCCCAAGACGTGCTGGAGCTGGGGGCCGGGCACGGCCGCGACGCGCTGTTCTTCGCCCGTGAGGGCTTCACCGTCCAGGCAACCGACTTCAGCCCCGTCGGGCTGGAGCAGCTGCGCGACGTCGCCCGCTCCCAGGGAGTCGATGAGCGGGTGACAACCGCAGTGCACGACGTTCGCGAGCCGCTGGCCCTGCCGGACGCCTCGGTGGACGCGGTCTTCGCGCACATGCTGCTGTGCATGGCGCTGTCGACGAAGGAGATCCACGCCCTGGTCGCCGAGGTCCGCCGTGTCCTGCGGCCCGGCGGCGTGTTCGTGTACACCGTGCGGCACACCGGCGACGCCCACTACGGCGCCGGCACCGCGCACGGCGACGACATCTTCGAGCACGGCGGCTTCGCGGTCCACTTCTTCGGCCGCGGGCTGGTCGATGCACTCGCCGACGGTTGGGCCCTAAACGAAGTCCACGCCTTCGAGGAAGGCGAGCTGCCCCGCCGCCTGTGGCGCGTCACCCAGACTCTGCCCCGATGA
- a CDS encoding IS1380 family transposase, protein MQVSHTPAAVSAVFDDPNLIAHAGLVPVMRLAERCGLPRLVAAKVKLTGARNGAGAAAEAKVTSIVGGMAAGADSIDDLHILRHGAMPAVFAGIRAPSTLGTFLRAFTHGHALQLHAVHRRFLAALAAHTPLLPGADAMAFIDVDSTHKRVYGRTKQGAEYGRFKGIRTLHPLLATICTPHARPVIAGVRMRRGKAADSRGAPKFVSEALATAVEAGCTGMRILRADSQFYNAGVIAACHRAGAHFSITTGMNPSIKRAVHSIPDDAWQHISYPTAVPDPETGELISDAEVAEIPQYSAFASRKRSERVTARLIVRRVRDLAKPAVMGEQGELFPVWRYHPFFTDQPAATLQAEREHRHHAVVEQVIADTKAGALTHLPSGHFHANAAWLTLWAMTYNLLRATGALTSPFHTKATTATLRSHLVQVPARIARSARRITLHLPHNWPWQHAWTHLFDTVHDPPAPA, encoded by the coding sequence ATGCAAGTTTCCCACACTCCAGCAGCGGTCTCCGCTGTGTTCGATGACCCGAATCTGATCGCACATGCCGGGCTGGTCCCGGTGATGCGGCTGGCCGAGCGGTGCGGCCTGCCGCGACTGGTGGCTGCGAAGGTGAAGCTGACCGGAGCCAGGAACGGTGCGGGGGCTGCGGCGGAAGCCAAGGTCACCAGCATCGTGGGCGGCATGGCTGCGGGCGCGGACAGCATCGACGACCTTCACATCCTGCGGCACGGTGCGATGCCGGCCGTGTTCGCGGGTATCCGCGCCCCGTCCACGCTGGGCACCTTCCTTCGCGCGTTCACCCACGGTCACGCCCTCCAACTCCACGCCGTCCACCGCAGATTCCTGGCCGCGCTGGCCGCGCACACTCCACTGCTGCCCGGCGCCGACGCGATGGCGTTCATCGATGTCGACTCCACCCACAAACGCGTCTACGGCCGGACCAAGCAGGGCGCCGAGTACGGCCGGTTCAAAGGCATCCGCACCCTGCACCCTCTCCTCGCCACGATCTGCACCCCGCACGCGCGGCCGGTGATCGCCGGGGTCCGGATGCGACGCGGCAAAGCAGCCGACTCCCGGGGCGCCCCGAAATTCGTGAGCGAGGCCCTGGCCACCGCCGTCGAGGCCGGCTGCACCGGCATGCGCATTCTGCGGGCCGACTCGCAGTTCTACAACGCCGGGGTGATCGCCGCCTGCCACCGGGCCGGAGCCCACTTCTCGATCACCACCGGCATGAACCCCTCCATCAAACGAGCCGTCCACAGCATTCCCGACGACGCCTGGCAACACATCAGTTACCCGACCGCGGTGCCCGACCCCGAGACCGGTGAACTCATCTCGGACGCCGAAGTCGCCGAGATACCCCAATACAGCGCCTTCGCGAGCCGCAAAAGGAGCGAGCGGGTCACCGCCCGGCTGATCGTGCGCCGCGTCCGTGACCTGGCCAAACCCGCCGTCATGGGTGAACAGGGCGAGCTGTTTCCCGTCTGGCGCTACCACCCCTTCTTCACCGACCAGCCCGCCGCAACCCTGCAAGCCGAGCGGGAACACCGGCACCACGCGGTGGTCGAGCAGGTCATCGCCGACACCAAAGCCGGCGCCCTGACCCACCTGCCCTCCGGGCACTTCCACGCCAACGCCGCCTGGCTGACCCTGTGGGCGATGACCTACAACCTGCTGCGGGCCACCGGTGCACTGACCTCGCCCTTCCATACCAAGGCCACCACCGCCACCCTCCGCAGCCACCTGGTTCAGGTCCCGGCCCGGATCGCCCGCTCCGCACGACGCATCACCCTGCACCTGCCACACAACTGGCCCTGGCAGCACGCCTGGACACACCTCTTCGACACTGTCCACGACCCACCCGCACCGGCCTGA
- a CDS encoding DUF488 family protein: MTNRICTVGHSTRDFDEMLTMLRNNDITCLVDVRSFPWSRKFPHWNQSEIIDALPPDIGYRWIPKLGGRRHTPKDVPSVNGAWRIKAFRDYADYMDSGEFAEGLNELLELAEHERPAIMCSEAVPRRCHRRLITDALIVAGVEVAHIMSATTAKPAVLNRHAHIQDGHLTYPPHP; this comes from the coding sequence ATGACGAACCGTATCTGTACGGTGGGGCATTCAACACGCGACTTCGACGAAATGCTGACGATGTTGCGAAACAACGACATAACCTGCTTGGTCGATGTTCGTTCGTTCCCGTGGTCGAGGAAGTTTCCGCATTGGAATCAGTCGGAGATCATCGACGCACTGCCTCCTGATATCGGATACCGGTGGATCCCAAAATTGGGCGGCCGGCGACACACCCCCAAGGACGTGCCGAGCGTGAACGGCGCATGGCGGATCAAAGCCTTCCGCGATTACGCCGACTACATGGACAGCGGTGAATTCGCGGAGGGTCTGAATGAATTGCTCGAGCTGGCTGAACACGAACGGCCGGCGATCATGTGCAGCGAGGCGGTGCCAAGGCGCTGCCATCGCAGGCTGATCACGGATGCGTTGATCGTCGCCGGCGTCGAAGTTGCCCACATCATGTCGGCCACGACAGCGAAGCCGGCGGTCCTGAACAGGCACGCGCATATCCAGGACGGACACCTGACCTACCCGCCCCACCCCTGA
- a CDS encoding AAA family ATPase, which produces MVVWVNGAFGSGKSTLVDALRQRWPEALVYDPEMVGYVLREIVEVPTGDFQDLRLWRRQVADLAVGLVEEYRRPVLVPMTLVNSGYVGEIFGALKGAGIDVHHFFLKVSREVLEKRIDGRSFTPDDPEQDERVRRWCKDRIEPCRAAADTLPGDTVFLDGELTPQELAVQVLARVRTGGASGA; this is translated from the coding sequence TTGGTTGTCTGGGTGAACGGTGCGTTCGGCAGCGGCAAGAGCACGCTGGTGGACGCGTTGCGTCAGCGCTGGCCCGAGGCGCTGGTCTACGACCCGGAGATGGTCGGCTATGTGCTGCGGGAGATCGTGGAGGTGCCGACCGGCGACTTCCAGGATCTGCGGCTGTGGCGGCGGCAGGTCGCCGACCTGGCGGTGGGGCTGGTCGAGGAGTACCGCCGCCCGGTTCTGGTCCCCATGACGCTGGTCAACTCCGGGTATGTCGGCGAGATCTTCGGCGCGTTGAAGGGCGCGGGCATCGACGTTCACCACTTCTTCCTCAAAGTCTCCCGGGAGGTCCTGGAGAAGCGGATCGACGGCCGGAGCTTCACCCCGGACGACCCCGAGCAGGACGAGCGGGTCCGGCGCTGGTGCAAGGACAGGATCGAACCGTGCAGGGCCGCGGCTGACACTCTCCCCGGCGACACGGTGTTCCTGGACGGTGAGCTGACCCCCCAGGAGTTGGCCGTCCAGGTGCTGGCCCGGGTCCGCACCGGTGGGGCATCCGGTGCATGA
- a CDS encoding helix-turn-helix domain-containing protein codes for MNGQTVEVFAGVRLFFGGDVIEVLGLEGLQVTARSERTGEFSAIPLGRLAAGARPTEPARTSALDGVGLLMASLSAAQRTTLRERAGHVREVLSGFRAGHADSALASEPRPGFDPGLPLKDRVSAKAAELGVSPRTLWRWLNAYRESGEAGLIDARVVKGNGSRIDPRWEEAVRRVMAESVDASTPTRSALLRRAAERLVAEYGEGTVPVPARSTAYDRLATLAKGTNAVSGSAKARRSIAQRPQGTYGRLRASRPGEYVVLDTQDLDIYGMEPVTCRWVPLQLTVAQDLFSRCIVGLRVTACSTKAVDVAGVLFEAVCPPLEHATRPGLAPYHGLWEEVVFTEDGDGLLPGRGLCPPETVVIDHGRAFMSAHVIGVCTRLGMSIQPAQPKKPTDKPTVERFFRSLREGLIQHLPAYKGPDVHSRGEAVEEAAFFYLHEVEEIIREWICEVYHRREHDGLVVPQWPKLSLSPLEMLRIGLARAGRLRMPASPDLAFQFLAVKARTIQHYGVEVDGLRYNGPVLDGYRNAPSPYGAGFGKQWPIHVNPDDVRFVYFQDPDDESWHALEWEHAPALSMPFSSEAATYARRLAARKGRHIDASQALSALLARWDQGMVTDRRERRMAVRLSAERSALALPLLPEQSSLTAPPELRLVAELPAGDSDQEDEIFDVPDGDDFYADAFEVIE; via the coding sequence GTGAACGGGCAGACGGTGGAGGTCTTTGCGGGAGTGCGTCTGTTCTTCGGTGGTGATGTCATCGAGGTCCTGGGCCTCGAAGGGCTCCAGGTGACAGCACGCAGCGAGCGAACGGGTGAGTTCAGCGCGATCCCGCTCGGTCGGCTGGCGGCGGGGGCACGCCCCACGGAGCCCGCCCGGACGAGTGCCCTGGACGGTGTCGGGCTGCTGATGGCGAGCCTTTCGGCGGCCCAGCGCACGACCCTGCGGGAACGCGCTGGCCATGTCCGGGAGGTGCTGAGCGGCTTCCGGGCCGGTCATGCGGACAGCGCCCTGGCGTCTGAGCCCCGTCCCGGGTTCGATCCCGGCCTGCCGCTGAAGGATCGTGTCTCGGCGAAGGCGGCCGAGCTGGGTGTTTCGCCGCGCACGCTTTGGCGGTGGCTGAACGCCTACCGCGAGAGCGGTGAGGCTGGTCTCATCGACGCACGGGTGGTGAAGGGCAACGGCTCACGGATCGACCCTCGGTGGGAGGAAGCGGTCCGGCGGGTGATGGCGGAGTCAGTGGACGCCTCGACCCCGACCCGTTCGGCTCTGCTGCGGCGGGCGGCGGAACGTCTTGTCGCTGAGTACGGCGAGGGCACGGTCCCTGTTCCGGCCCGGAGCACGGCTTACGACCGGCTCGCCACGCTGGCCAAGGGCACGAACGCGGTGTCCGGCAGCGCGAAGGCCCGCCGGTCGATCGCCCAGCGTCCGCAGGGCACCTACGGGCGGCTGCGGGCCAGCCGCCCGGGCGAGTACGTGGTGCTCGACACGCAGGATCTGGACATCTACGGCATGGAGCCGGTGACCTGCCGCTGGGTTCCGCTCCAGCTCACCGTTGCCCAGGACCTGTTCTCCCGCTGCATTGTGGGGCTTCGGGTCACGGCATGTTCCACGAAGGCGGTCGATGTCGCCGGGGTGTTGTTCGAGGCGGTCTGCCCGCCGCTGGAGCACGCGACCCGGCCTGGGCTGGCTCCGTATCACGGGCTGTGGGAGGAGGTGGTGTTCACCGAGGACGGCGACGGCCTGCTCCCGGGCAGGGGGCTGTGTCCGCCCGAGACCGTGGTGATCGACCACGGACGGGCGTTCATGTCCGCGCATGTCATCGGCGTCTGCACCCGCCTCGGCATGTCGATCCAGCCGGCCCAGCCTAAGAAGCCCACCGATAAACCGACCGTCGAGCGGTTTTTCCGCTCGCTGCGTGAGGGGCTGATCCAGCACCTGCCCGCCTACAAGGGGCCGGACGTCCACAGCCGTGGCGAGGCGGTGGAGGAGGCCGCATTCTTCTACCTGCACGAGGTGGAGGAGATCATCCGCGAGTGGATCTGCGAGGTCTATCACCGGCGTGAGCATGACGGGCTGGTCGTCCCGCAGTGGCCGAAGCTGTCGCTGTCGCCGCTGGAGATGCTGCGCATCGGGCTGGCGCGGGCGGGCCGGCTGCGCATGCCGGCCTCGCCCGACCTGGCCTTCCAGTTCCTCGCGGTCAAGGCCCGCACGATCCAGCATTACGGGGTCGAGGTCGACGGGCTGCGTTACAACGGGCCAGTCCTGGACGGCTACCGGAATGCGCCCAGCCCCTACGGGGCCGGGTTCGGCAAGCAGTGGCCGATCCACGTCAACCCGGATGATGTCCGTTTCGTCTACTTCCAGGACCCTGACGACGAGTCCTGGCATGCCCTGGAGTGGGAACACGCTCCCGCGTTGAGCATGCCGTTCAGCAGCGAGGCCGCCACCTACGCCCGGCGGCTCGCAGCCCGCAAGGGCCGCCATATCGACGCCTCGCAGGCGCTCTCGGCCCTACTGGCCCGCTGGGACCAGGGCATGGTCACCGACCGCCGCGAACGCCGCATGGCAGTACGGCTGTCGGCCGAACGCAGTGCCCTGGCCCTGCCGCTCCTGCCCGAGCAGTCCAGCCTCACCGCCCCACCTGAACTGCGGCTGGTTGCGGAACTGCCCGCCGGGGACAGCGACCAGGAGGACGAGATCTTCGATGTCCCGGACGGTGACGACTTCTACGCCGACGCCTTCGAGGTGATCGAGTGA